In Blattabacterium sp. DPU, the genomic window ATCATTTGAATAATGACAAGAAATATTGACTTCATATACCGAAACTTTTGCTCCGTATAAGTGTAACATATAAGATAAGGAGAGGCCATCTCCTCCATTATTTCCTTTTCCAACTAATACTATAAATGGAATTTTTGTAATTTTTAAATATTTATTATGAATTATCCAGTTGAAACAACTTTTAGCAGCTTTTTCCATTAATTGAGTAGAAGAAATAGATTCGGAATCAATACAATGTTGATCTGCTTTTCTAATTTGATTTAAAGAAAGAATTTTCATTTTTTAAAATGAATTTATTATTTTTGATTTTGTCAGTTTTCTATTTTGATGAAAAAGTGAAATCTGATTAGTATCTGCAAATATAAAACGATTAATCTAGATGGCCGAGTATAATTTGACCCTTCCAGCCATGGGTGAAAGTATAGCCGAGGCTACTATCATTCGTTGGTTAAAAAAAGAGGGAGATTCTGTAAAAAAAGAAGATCTTTTAGTAGAGATAGCTACAGATAAAGTAGATTCTGAAATATCTTCTCCTGTCAATGGTATTTTGAAAAAAAAATTATTTGCTCCTAATGAAGTTGCTAAAGTGGGGAGTTTTATTGCTATTTTAGAAACGGAAGAAAAATATTCTTTAGAGGAGATTCCAATAGAAAAAAAGAAAAAACGCTTTTATTCTCCTCTTGTCCGTACTATTGCCAATAAAGAAGGAATTAGTTTGTATGAATTGGATACCATAGAAGGAACTGGAGATAAAGGACGTCTTACTAAAAAAGATATATTAGAATACATCCGTATTAAAAATAATACGATTGTTATTCCTAATCATGTTATAAGTACTAAAAATAATGAAGAAATCATTGAAATGGATAGAATGCGTAAAATTACTGCAGAACATATGGTTAGTAGTAAAAATATTTCCGCACATGTTACTTCTTTTGTTGAAGCGGATGTGACTAATATAGTAAAATGGAGAGAAAAAATAAAAGACACTTTTCAGAGGAATACAGGAGAAAAATTAACCTTAATGTCCGTTTTTGTAGAATGTGTAGTGAAAGCCATAAAAGATCTTCCTATGATAAATATTTCCGTAAATGGAACAAGCATAATAAAAAAAAGAAATATTCATATAGGATTAGCTACAGCTTTACCTAATGGTAATTTAATTGTTCCTGTTATAAAAAATGCAGATTCTTATAATTTGGTAGGATTAATAAAAATAATTAATGATTTGATAAAAAGAGCGAAATCTAATCAATTAAAGCCTGAAGAAATACAAGGAGGTACTTATACTATAAGTAATATAGGTAGTTTTGGAAATCTTTTTGGCACACCGATCATACATCAGCCACAAGTAGCTATTATGGCGATAGGTTTAATTCAGAAAAAATTGTCTATAATAGAAACTCCAAAAGGAGATTTAATAGGGATAAGACATAAAACTTATTTATCTCATTCTTATGATCATCGTGTAATAGATGGTGTTTTAGGTGGATGTTTTGCTAAAAAAGTAGCTTTATATTTAGAAAAATTTAATTGTTATACAAAAATATAATATTATGGAAATTAGTTTTGATGCACTTATTGAAATTCCTAAAGGAAGTAGAAATAAATATGAATTTGATAAAAAAAATAATCTAATTCGATTAGATCGAGTATTATATTCTCCCATGAGTTATCCTACAGATTATGGTTTTGTTCCAAAAACTCTTTCTATGGATGGAGATCCATTAGATGTATTAGTTTTTTTAACAGAACCTACAATTCCGGGTTGTTTAATAAAAGTAAAACCTATAGGAATTTTTTTTATGATAGATGAAAAAGGAGAAGACGAAAAAATTATTTGTGTTCCCGTTTCAGATCCCAATTATAATATTATAAACAATATAGATGAAATTGCTTTACATACTAAAAAAGAAATAGAACATTTTTTTTTGGTATATAAAGATTTAGAAAACAAAAAAGTAAAAATAGGAAACTGGAAAGATCAAAAAGAAGCTATATATGTATATAAACAATCTTGTTTGCGGTATCAAAATTCTTTAACGAAAATGTAATTCTTTTAATTTTTCTTTTTCTAAAAAAGATGGAGCATTTATCATTATATCTTTTCCATAATTATTTTTTGGAAAAGCAATGAAATTTTTTATATTATCATTTCCTTCTAAAAGATTAATTAGTCGATCTAATCCAAAAGCTATTCCTCCATGAGGAGGAATACCATATTCAAAGGCTTTGATAAAAAAACCAAATTTAGATTCTATTTCTTTTTGAGATAATCCTAAATGTTTAAAAATTAAATTTTGTATTTTTTTATTATGAATGCGTATAGATCCACTACCAATCTCTATTCCATTTATAATCAAATCATAAGATTTAGAACGAATCTTTTTTGGATTTATTTCCAATAAATAAATATCCTCCTCTTTTGGACTAGTAAACGGATGATGTACAGATTTATATTTTTTAGATTTTTCTTCCCATTCTAAAAGAGGTAAATCTGTAATCCATAAAGGTTTAAAAATTTTATAATTTTTTAAATTCAAAAAATCTGCTATTTTTGATCGTATTTTTCCAAGTTCTTTTCTAGTATCTCTTTTTTTCCCATAGGAAAAAAATAATAATTCACCAGGTATAGCTTCAAAATGTTTGATAAATATTTTTATAATTTTATCGTTTAAAAATTTTTGTTTAGAATAAAGTAAAGTTTTATCATATAAATATTTTATCCAAAAAAAATTTTTTTTTTCTATTTTTTTCAAGAAAGAATTAATTTCATTATTATTGTTATTGTCCTGGAATCTTTCGACTTTAATTCCTATTACCAATTCTTGTTTTTTCAAAAAATTAATATCTTTTTTTTGAACTAAATCATTTAATTCTACAAAAGACATATTAAAACGAATATCAGGAGAATCTGTACCATACTTTTTTATAGCATCAAAATAAGAAATACAAGGAAAAGAATCTAATTGAATATTCTTAATTTTTTTAAAAATATGTTTAATAAAATGTTCGAAAAATACTAATACATCATGAACTTTCACAAAAGACATTTCACAATCTATTTGAGTGAATTCTATTTGTCTATCAGAGCGAGAGTCTTCGTCTCTAAAGCATTTAACAATTTGAAAATATTTATCTATACCTCCTATCATCAATAATTGTTTAAATAATTGTGGAGATTGAGCTAATGCATAGAATTTATTAATATGAGTTCTAGAAGGAACAACAAAACTTCTGGCTCCTTCTGGAGTTGAATTTATCAAAACAGGAGTTTCTACTTCAAGAAATCCATTTTTAGACAGAAAATTACGTATTTCCAAAGATAAATTATGACGAGCGATTAAATTATTTTTAATAGGATTTCGTCTAATATCAAGATATCGATAAATCATCCTAATCTCTTCATTTCCATCTGTTTTATTTTCTATAGTAAAAGGAAGAGATAAAGATGAATTTAATAATTCTATATGATCAATTGATATTTCTATTTCTCCTGTGGAAATATTATAATTTTTAGATAATCTTTCTACTACCTTTCCTTTTACTTGAATTAAATATTCTTTTCCCAGAAAAAAATTTTTTTTTACTGATTTTTTAGAAATAATTAATTGTGTAATACCAAAATAATCTCTAATATCTATAAAAAATAAAGATCCTAAATTCCTTATTTTTTGAATCCAACCAGACAATATTACTTCTTTTCCTACATCTTTTATATTTAATTCTCCACAATTATGTGTTCTATACATATATTAATTTTTTTTATCATATAATTCTTCATAAACTTCTATAAGATCTCCAAATCTTAGATTATGATAATTCTTTATTCCTAATCCACATTCATATCCTTTTGAAACTTCTTTTACATCTTCTTTAAAACGTTTAAGAGAAGTAAATTCTCCATTATGAATAACAATTCCTTCTCGAATCAATCTTACTTTTGCTTGACGTAATAATTTTCCTTCTGTAACCATACATCCGGCTATAGTTCCTATTTTTGGTATTTTAAATATTTCTCTAATTTCAGCATTTCCTAATATTTTTTCTTTAATATCGGGAGATAACATTCCATCCATAGCTTCTTGAATATCATTTGTTACATTATATATGATTGAATATGTTCGTATTTCTATATTTTCTTTTTTTGCTATATTTTTAGCTCCAATATTAGGACGAACATTAAATCCTATGATAATAGCATCTGAAGCACTTGCTAATAAAACATCAGATTCGGTAATTTGACCTACTCCTTTATAAATAATATTAACAATAATAGTTTTTGTAGATAATTTTTGAAGAGCATCAGCAATAGCTTCAACGGATCCATCTACGTCTCCTTTAATAATAATTTTCAATTCTTTAAAATCACCTAATGCTATACGTCTTCCTATTTCATCCAATGTAAGATGTTTTTGAGCTCGTATATTTTGTTCTCTTTGTAATTGTTCTCTTCTAGAAGCAAGTTGTTTAGCTTCTTTTTCATCTTTAAATACTTTAAATTTGTCTCCAGCAGTAGGAGCTCCACTCAATCCTAATATAGTAATAGGTTTAGATGGCCCTGCTAAAAAAATAGATTTTCCTCGTTCATCTAAAATATTTTTTACTTTTCCATGATGACTTCCTGCCAAAACATAATCTCCTACTTTTAATGTTCCTCCTTGTATGAGAAGTGTAGTAATATATCCTCTTCCTTTATCTAAAGAAGCTTCTATAACTGTTCCTATAGCAGGTTTATTTGGGTTCGCTTTTAAATTTAATGATTGAGAAACTAAAAGAACTTTTTCTAATAATTTGTCTATTCCAGTACCCAATTTTGCGGAGATTTCTTGAGTTGTATATTTTCCCCCCCATTCTTGTACTAAAAAATTCAAATTAGCTAATTGTTCTCTAATTTTATCAGAATTTGCATTAGATTTGTCCATTTTATTAAAAACAAAAATAATAGGAACATTAGCGGCTTGAGCATGACTAATTGCTTCTTTAGTTTGAGGCATAATATGATCATCCGCCGCTATAACTATAATTGCAATATCTGTTATTTGTGCTCCTCTTGCACGCATAGCTGTAAAAGCTTCATGACCCGGAGTATCTAAAAAAGTGATACTTTGATGATTTGAACATTCAACACTATAAGCGGCTATATGTTGAGTGATGCCACCTGCTTCACCTGCAATAACATTAGTGTTTCTAATATAATCTAATAAAGATGTTTTGCCATGATCTACATGTCCCATAACAGTAATAATGGGAGGTCGAAGTTCTAATTGTTCTTCTAAATCTTTATCATCTTGAACCGCCTCTTCTAAATCTAATCCAACAAATTTTACATTAAATCCAAATTCGTCTGCTACTAAAGTCAATATTTCTGCATCTAACCTTTGATTCATCGTGACCATGATACCTAAAGACATACAAGACACAATCACATCAGTAGCATTAACTTTCATCATAGATGCTAATTCATTAACTGTAGTAAATTCAGCCAATTTAAGAATTTTTTCTTCCTTTTTATTTTCCATTTCATTTTGTATAAGCCTTTTTTCTTTTTTAGATTGACGTTTTTCTCTTCTAGCTTTTGAAGCTTTTGACTTCATACCTTTAGACGATAACTTTTCTAAAGTTTCTTTAATTTGTTTTTTTATTTGTTCTTCAGTAATTATTGATTTTTGTACATTTTTTTTACTTTTTGGCTTTTCTATTTTTTTTTCCTTAGAATTAGAAAAGGAAGATTTTCTTTCTTTATTTTGTTTTTTTCCTGTATGAACATTTTTCATTTCTTCAATGAAAATTTCTTTTTTAATTCTTCTTCGTTTTTTCTTAATTTCTGATTTTGTTCTCTTTTTTTCAAATTGAGATAAATCTATTCGGTCTCCTGTCAACATAACTCCATCTAATTTTTGATAGATAGTATCTATATGTTCAGGTTTATTGTTATTTTTAAATTTATTTTCTTTTTCTTGATTTTTTTTTTCTTTAGTTTCTTTAGTCCCATATTTTTGATCTAATATATCAATATCTATTTTTCCTATTTTTTTAAATCCAATTAGTTTTTCTGATTTTGCCCGTATAATTTCGCAATTTTGAATATATTTCAATTCTTTTTTTATTTTTTCTTTTTCCATTCTTTTTTGCAAAAAAACTTTCTCAGAAGCATCTCGTATTTCTTTGTATGTTTGAAATTCTCGGACAAGAGACTTGTATACTTTTTCTTCTATTTTTGCATTAGGATTATTTTCTATTTCAATTCCTTTTTTTTTTAAAAAACTAATTACTCTTTGTAAAGAAATATTAAATTTGGTTAATACTGTTTTTAATCTTATTTTATTATCCATAAAAATATATGTATGTAAAAACAAAAATAACTGAAAAAAGAATTTTCATAGAATTATGTATTTATATTAAATTCTTCTTCAAATTCTTTTTTCAATATGGTGAATACTTTATTTATGGTTTTTTCTTCAAGATTAGTTCGTTTTCTTAAATCATTTTTGTTATAATTTAAAATAGATTTCGCAGTATTTAACCCCACCTTATGAAATTTTTCTAATACTTCTGATTCTATTTCGTCAGAAAATTCTGTTAGTTCTACATCATCTTCATAAGGAAAATCTCTAAAAATATGAATTTTGTATCCGGTTAATTGACTCGCTAATTTTATATTTTGTCCTCCTTTTCCAATTGCTTTCGATATCTCTTCAATTTTTACATATACATTTACATATTTATGTTCCTCATTTACTTCCATCATAGAAACTTTAGCAGGATTTAAAGCCCGTGTTATATATAATTGTATATTAGAGGTATAATTAATTACATCAATATTTTCATTTTTTAATTCTCTAACAATAGGATGAATTCTTGATCCCTTCATTCCTACACAAGCTCCAACTGGATCTATACGATCATCATATGATTCTACAGCTACTTTAGCTTTTTCTCCTGGAATACGTGCCACTTTTTTTACGGTAATTAATCCATCAGAGACTTCTGGTATTTCTAATTTTAAAAGTTCTTCTAAAAAAGATTCATCTTTTCTAGTCAAAATAGCAAAAGGTTTATTATCTTTCCAGTCTACTCGCTTAACTAAAGCTCTAACTGGATCTCCTTTTCTAAAAAAATCACTTGGAATTTGTTCTTGTTTAGGTAAAACCATCTCATTTTGTTCATCATCCCTCATAATTATTTGTTTTGGTAAAATATGGTAAACTTCTACATTAATAATTTCTCCTATTTTTTTTTTAAATTTTTTATAGGTATTTGTATTATCATATTCATTAATTTTAGATAGTAAATTTTGTTTTAGAGACAAAATAGCTCTACGACCTAAAGATTGTAATTCTACTTTTTCTGTCACCTCTTCTCCGATTTCAAAATCGGGTTCTATTTTTTTGGCTGTAGATAATTCTATTTCCTTATTTATATCTTTTACTTTACCATCTTGTACTACTATACGGTTTCTCCATATTTCTAAATCACCTTGATCTGGATTTACAATAATATCGTAATTTTTTGATGATTCATATTTTTTTCTTAAAACACACCGTATAGATTCTTCTAAAATAGCCATAAGACTTACTCTATCTATATTTTTTTCATATTTAAAATCTGAAAAAGAACCTATTAAAGCTTCATTATCCATAAATCTAAAATTTTAAAAAATTGAATCAAAATTTTTATCTTTCAATATCTATTATATTATTCAATCTACAAAACAATAATTTTTTGAAAATAACTCAAAATATGGTTAATAATTCAATTTTATAATGATAATTTTGGTTTATGTTTTATAAAATTTTTTTTGAAAAAATAATCACAATTACTTTTGAAATTCAGGGAATTTATGAATTTACCCATAATTTAGATTTAAAAAAATGGGGAACCATAACTCTAATTATAATTGGTAAAATGTTACTTTTTACTATATTTATAATAATTTTAGAGTTTATTTTCAATAAAGGAATTCGTTTTATAGGCAGAAGAATAGTAAGCTCGACTCATTTTGTTTGGGATAATATTTTATATGAAAATAAAGTTTTTGATAGTTTAGCACATTTTTTACCATTATCTATTGGTTTAATATTAATTGAACCGTTTTTTAAAAACTATCATACAATTATCATTTATTTAGAAAAAGTATTTGATATATTATTCGTTTTAATTGTTTTACAATTTTTAATTCGAGTAGTAAATTCTATTATGAGAATAGCCACAAGTGAAAATAATCATCAAACTATAGCGGTTCGTTCTTTTTCACAATTACTGAAAATTATATCCATTATATTTTGCATTTTAATTATTATTGCTATTCTTACAAAAAATGATCTCATTACTATTTTAACCAGTTTAGGAGCTATCACCGCTTTTGTAATCTTGGTTTTTAGAGATACAATACTTGGATTTGTTTCAGGAGTGCAAATGGCTTCCACTAAAATGATAAAAGTAGGAGATTGGATAAGAATTCCTAAATATAATATAGAAGGAACCGTTATTGAAATTAATTTAACTTCCGCAAAGATAGAGAATTTTGACAAAACTATTACTAGTGTTCCTACTTATGACTTAATTTCTACAGCCGTTACTAATTTTGAATTTATGCGTCAAAAAAATATACGTAGAATTAAAAGATCTATCTTATTCAACATACAATCTTTTCATTTTTGTAATTCAGATCAATTAAACAAATTTCAGAACGTATATTTAATAAAAAATTATATACAAGAAAAAAAAAAAGAAATAAATATTTTCAATAGAAAACAAAATATAGATGTAAGTATTAATATTAATGGAAGAAGATTAACAAATATTGGTCTTTTTCGTCAATATGCATTAGAATATTTGGCACAACATCCAAAAATATCGCAATCAGAAACTCTAATGGTGAGACATTTGGAACCGACTCCTTATGGCTTACCTGTAGAATTATATTGTTTTACAAATACCTCTGAATCTATAAAATATGAACAGATACAAGCCAGTGTTTTTGATCATTTATTAACAGTGGCAAAAGAATTTAATTTAGAAGTCACACAAGTTACTAGAAAAGAAACTATAGAAAAATGGTAAGATTAAGTGTAAATTTAAATAAGATAGCTACATTAAGAAATGCAAGGGGGGGAAATATTCCCAATGTTTTGCAAGTAGCAATAGATGTTCAAAAATTCGGATGTCAAGGAATCACCATACATCCACGTCCTGATGAAAGACATATTACATACAAAGATGTTTATGATATAAATTCTGTAATTACAACAGAATTAAACATTGAAGGAAATCCTACTGAAAAATTTATGAAATTAGTATTAGATATTAAACCTACACAAGTTACTTTAGTACCTGATTCTGAAAATATTATAACATCAAATTCTGGATGGAATACTTTTTTATATCAAGATTTTTTAACTGATAAAATTAAAATATTAAAAAATTATGGAATTCGTACTTCCATATTTTTAGATCCAAAACCAGAATTAGTATCATATGCTGCAAATACAGGAGCAGATAGAATAGAATTATATACAGGACATTTTGCTATAGGATATGCAAAAAAAAAATGGAGTTGCATTGATCCTTATATTAATACAGCAAAAATGATTCTTAAAAATCATATGTTAATTAATGCTGGACATGATTTAAATCTAGATAATATTTATTTTTTAATTAAAAAAATACCCAATATATCAGAAGTATCAATTGGACATGCTTTAATTAATGAATCCATATATATGGGGCTAGAAAATACAATACAAAGTTATTTGAAAAGAATTCATAATAAATATCGACGAAATGATACTACATTCTAAAATTTATGGATCTGGTTATCCTCCTGTTTTAGTAATTCACGGTTTGTTTGGTAATGGAGATAATTGGATTTCTTTTGCTAAAAAATTTGAAAAAAATCATCAAATTCATTTATTAGACATGAGAAATCATGGAAAAAGTTTTGTTTCTAACAAAATGAATTATGATATTATGTCAGATGATATACTAAAATATATTTATTATCATAAATTAAATCATCCTATATTATTAGGACATTCTATGGGAGGAAAGACTGTTATGAAATTTTCTATAAAATATCCTATTATTCCAAAAAAAATTATTATTGTGGATATCAGTCCTAAGGATTACATTGATGACAATCAAAAAAAATTGATCCATATTTTAAAAAAAGTAGATTTTAATATTATTAATACAAGAAAAGATTTAGATTTTTTTTTAAAAACATGGATTTCTAATATAAAAATCAGGTCGTTTTTTTCTAAATGTGTTAAAAAACAAAAAAATGGAAAACTATGTTTTTGTTTTTCTTTATTAAACATTGAAAAAAATTATGATTCTTTAATTCATAAAAAAATAGAAAATGGTTCATATCATGGTCCTGTCCTATTTTTACGAGGAGAATATTCAAATTATATTCTTGAAAAAGATTATAATCATATACAACAGTTATTTCCAAAATGTAAAATTTGGACCATAATAAAATCTGATCACTGGATTCATATAGATAATCCCATTGATTTTTATAATAAAATCGGAGTTTTTTTAAACGAAACATAATTTATGTATATTAATATTATTAAATAAAAATTTTATGGTTTTTGATCTTGATATGATTCGAGATTTTTATACAAATTTTTTGTATAAAATTGAAAATATTCGAAATGTGATTGATCATCCTATGACTTATTCGGAAAAAATTTTGTATTCTCATTTAGGAATAAATGAAATAAAAAAAACAGAAAATAATTTTGCATTTAAAAATTTGAGAGATAAATATTACATGGATTTTTTACCCGATCGTATTGTAATGCAAGATGCTACAGCTCAGATGACATTACTTCAATTTATGCAAACTAAAAAAAACAAAACGTTTGTTCCTACTTCCATTCATTGTGATCATCTCATATCTGCTAAAGATGGATCAGATTTAGATTTAAAAAATGCTATAGAAAAAAATGAAGAGATATACAATTTTTTAAAATCAGCATCTTATAAATATGGAATTGATTTTTGGAATCCTGGATCAGGAATTATTCATCAGGTTATTTTAGAAAATTATGCTTTTCCTGGAGGAATGATTATAGGAACGGATTCTCATACTCCTAATGCTGGGGGATTAGGTATGCTTGCAATGGGAATTGGAGGATCTGAAGCAGCCGAAGTTATGGCTGGATCACTTTTGGAATTGAAATTTCCTAAAATAATTGGAATAAATTTAATAGGAAAAATGAATGGGTGGACTTCTTCTAAAGATGTAATATTAAAATTGTCTGGAATGATTGGTGTTTCAGGAGCCAAAAATCATATTATTGAATATTTTGGTGAAGGGGTCAATAACATTTCTTGTGTTGGAAAAGCAACTATATGTAATATGGGTGCAGAAATAGGAGCGACGGCTTCCATATTTCCTTATGACATTAAAATGAAAGATTTTTTAGATAAAAATGGGAGAAATAAAATTTCTATAATGTCAGAGAAAATAAAAGATTTTTTGAAAGCAGATCCAGAAGTTTATCAGAATCCGTATCATTATTATGATCGAGTGATAGAAATAAATTTAAATATTTTAGAACCATATATTAATGGCCCTTTTACTCCAGATAAGGCTACTCCTATTTCTAAAATGAAAGAGGAAGCCATTAAAAACAATTGGCCTACTAAAATTGAGGTAGGATTAATAGGATCCTGTACAAATTCTTCTTACGAAGATTTTTCAAAGGCTATATCAATAATTCAACAAGCAAAAGAGAAAAAATTAAAAATTAATTCAGAATATATGGTATCTCCGGGATCCAAAAAAGTTTATTCTCTTATGAAAGAGGTAGGATTTATATCTATATTTAAAAATATTGGAGCTCAAATTTTTTCTAATGCTTGTGGACCTTGTATTGGACAATGGGTAAGAAAAGGAAATAAAACAAACGAAAAAAATACAATTGTTCATACTTTTAATAGAAATTTTTCATCTCGTAATGATGGAAATCCAAAAACACATGCTTTTATAGCATCTCCAGAAATTGTCACGGCTTTAGTTTTTTCTGGAGATTTAACATTTGATCCTAGAAAAGATATGTTGAAAAATGAAATCGGAGAGTATGTAAAATTTGATGAACCTAAATCACTGAAAATTCCTTTTAAGATTTTTTCTTCAAAAGAATTAGGATATGAAAATTTTCCAAAAAAAAATATAGAAAATTTATCTGTAACTATCAAAAAAAATTCTAAAAGATTACAGATTTTATCTCCATTTTTATCATGGGATGGAAATGACTTACTTAATATTAGACTTTTAATCAAAACTAAAGGAAAATGTACGACTGATCATATTTCAATGGCAGGTTCATGGTTAAAATATAGAGGACATCTTGAAAAGATTTCTGAAAATTTGTTAATGGG contains:
- a CDS encoding dihydrolipoamide acetyltransferase family protein; this encodes MAEYNLTLPAMGESIAEATIIRWLKKEGDSVKKEDLLVEIATDKVDSEISSPVNGILKKKLFAPNEVAKVGSFIAILETEEKYSLEEIPIEKKKKRFYSPLVRTIANKEGISLYELDTIEGTGDKGRLTKKDILEYIRIKNNTIVIPNHVISTKNNEEIIEMDRMRKITAEHMVSSKNISAHVTSFVEADVTNIVKWREKIKDTFQRNTGEKLTLMSVFVECVVKAIKDLPMINISVNGTSIIKKRNIHIGLATALPNGNLIVPVIKNADSYNLVGLIKIINDLIKRAKSNQLKPEEIQGGTYTISNIGSFGNLFGTPIIHQPQVAIMAIGLIQKKLSIIETPKGDLIGIRHKTYLSHSYDHRVIDGVLGGCFAKKVALYLEKFNCYTKI
- the aspS gene encoding aspartate--tRNA ligase; the encoded protein is MYRTHNCGELNIKDVGKEVILSGWIQKIRNLGSLFFIDIRDYFGITQLIISKKSVKKNFFLGKEYLIQVKGKVVERLSKNYNISTGEIEISIDHIELLNSSLSLPFTIENKTDGNEEIRMIYRYLDIRRNPIKNNLIARHNLSLEIRNFLSKNGFLEVETPVLINSTPEGARSFVVPSRTHINKFYALAQSPQLFKQLLMIGGIDKYFQIVKCFRDEDSRSDRQIEFTQIDCEMSFVKVHDVLVFFEHFIKHIFKKIKNIQLDSFPCISYFDAIKKYGTDSPDIRFNMSFVELNDLVQKKDINFLKKQELVIGIKVERFQDNNNNNEINSFLKKIEKKNFFWIKYLYDKTLLYSKQKFLNDKIIKIFIKHFEAIPGELLFFSYGKKRDTRKELGKIRSKIADFLNLKNYKIFKPLWITDLPLLEWEEKSKKYKSVHHPFTSPKEEDIYLLEINPKKIRSKSYDLIINGIEIGSGSIRIHNKKIQNLIFKHLGLSQKEIESKFGFFIKAFEYGIPPHGGIAFGLDRLINLLEGNDNIKNFIAFPKNNYGKDIMINAPSFLEKEKLKELHFR
- a CDS encoding inorganic diphosphatase; the encoded protein is MEISFDALIEIPKGSRNKYEFDKKNNLIRLDRVLYSPMSYPTDYGFVPKTLSMDGDPLDVLVFLTEPTIPGCLIKVKPIGIFFMIDEKGEDEKIICVPVSDPNYNIINNIDEIALHTKKEIEHFFLVYKDLENKKVKIGNWKDQKEAIYVYKQSCLRYQNSLTKM
- the nusA gene encoding transcription termination factor NusA encodes the protein MDNEALIGSFSDFKYEKNIDRVSLMAILEESIRCVLRKKYESSKNYDIIVNPDQGDLEIWRNRIVVQDGKVKDINKEIELSTAKKIEPDFEIGEEVTEKVELQSLGRRAILSLKQNLLSKINEYDNTNTYKKFKKKIGEIINVEVYHILPKQIIMRDDEQNEMVLPKQEQIPSDFFRKGDPVRALVKRVDWKDNKPFAILTRKDESFLEELLKLEIPEVSDGLITVKKVARIPGEKAKVAVESYDDRIDPVGACVGMKGSRIHPIVRELKNENIDVINYTSNIQLYITRALNPAKVSMMEVNEEHKYVNVYVKIEEISKAIGKGGQNIKLASQLTGYKIHIFRDFPYEDDVELTEFSDEIESEVLEKFHKVGLNTAKSILNYNKNDLRKRTNLEEKTINKVFTILKKEFEEEFNINT
- the infB gene encoding translation initiation factor IF-2 — its product is MDNKIRLKTVLTKFNISLQRVISFLKKKGIEIENNPNAKIEEKVYKSLVREFQTYKEIRDASEKVFLQKRMEKEKIKKELKYIQNCEIIRAKSEKLIGFKKIGKIDIDILDQKYGTKETKEKKNQEKENKFKNNNKPEHIDTIYQKLDGVMLTGDRIDLSQFEKKRTKSEIKKKRRRIKKEIFIEEMKNVHTGKKQNKERKSSFSNSKEKKIEKPKSKKNVQKSIITEEQIKKQIKETLEKLSSKGMKSKASKARREKRQSKKEKRLIQNEMENKKEEKILKLAEFTTVNELASMMKVNATDVIVSCMSLGIMVTMNQRLDAEILTLVADEFGFNVKFVGLDLEEAVQDDKDLEEQLELRPPIITVMGHVDHGKTSLLDYIRNTNVIAGEAGGITQHIAAYSVECSNHQSITFLDTPGHEAFTAMRARGAQITDIAIIVIAADDHIMPQTKEAISHAQAANVPIIFVFNKMDKSNANSDKIREQLANLNFLVQEWGGKYTTQEISAKLGTGIDKLLEKVLLVSQSLNLKANPNKPAIGTVIEASLDKGRGYITTLLIQGGTLKVGDYVLAGSHHGKVKNILDERGKSIFLAGPSKPITILGLSGAPTAGDKFKVFKDEKEAKQLASRREQLQREQNIRAQKHLTLDEIGRRIALGDFKELKIIIKGDVDGSVEAIADALQKLSTKTIIVNIIYKGVGQITESDVLLASASDAIIIGFNVRPNIGAKNIAKKENIEIRTYSIIYNVTNDIQEAMDGMLSPDIKEKILGNAEIREIFKIPKIGTIAGCMVTEGKLLRQAKVRLIREGIVIHNGEFTSLKRFKEDVKEVSKGYECGLGIKNYHNLRFGDLIEVYEELYDKKN
- a CDS encoding mechanosensitive ion channel family protein; translation: MFYKIFFEKIITITFEIQGIYEFTHNLDLKKWGTITLIIIGKMLLFTIFIIILEFIFNKGIRFIGRRIVSSTHFVWDNILYENKVFDSLAHFLPLSIGLILIEPFFKNYHTIIIYLEKVFDILFVLIVLQFLIRVVNSIMRIATSENNHQTIAVRSFSQLLKIISIIFCILIIIAILTKNDLITILTSLGAITAFVILVFRDTILGFVSGVQMASTKMIKVGDWIRIPKYNIEGTVIEINLTSAKIENFDKTITSVPTYDLISTAVTNFEFMRQKNIRRIKRSILFNIQSFHFCNSDQLNKFQNVYLIKNYIQEKKKEINIFNRKQNIDVSININGRRLTNIGLFRQYALEYLAQHPKISQSETLMVRHLEPTPYGLPVELYCFTNTSESIKYEQIQASVFDHLLTVAKEFNLEVTQVTRKETIEKW
- a CDS encoding pyridoxine 5'-phosphate synthase translates to MVRLSVNLNKIATLRNARGGNIPNVLQVAIDVQKFGCQGITIHPRPDERHITYKDVYDINSVITTELNIEGNPTEKFMKLVLDIKPTQVTLVPDSENIITSNSGWNTFLYQDFLTDKIKILKNYGIRTSIFLDPKPELVSYAANTGADRIELYTGHFAIGYAKKKWSCIDPYINTAKMILKNHMLINAGHDLNLDNIYFLIKKIPNISEVSIGHALINESIYMGLENTIQSYLKRIHNKYRRNDTTF